In Ptiloglossa arizonensis isolate GNS036 chromosome 6, iyPtiAriz1_principal, whole genome shotgun sequence, a single window of DNA contains:
- the Mctp gene encoding multiple C2 domain and transmembrane region protein isoform X2 produces MNSSTKDTNPSEETRSVCDKCADDNPRFSETRRSESQEIPRNLPSDRSTDLEAPTEPPGTPKTPARGLRRRDRVSDAMEVSEGDNSGKLASRSKKSTEEVVESKWRKFWETNRDRFKHHKHDEETTKRRSSVDVTAEVVLREALGDTRLDEEEGSDKGNPPEGSSRNVESTSRRTKTTGRRDRPETLAGGPDDAEQGSVVDQSRSNPEKDEDSSKDGTRNLFEKERRNFEESIRGDPSPRRWSSLENLRAKLENAGGSSGSTKIFRSVEEGLSMEEPAKSKRTIGSLKSSFERKMGSVEKMLEDHMERILEENVEKHPWLLPIEAWLIDHCKTSGAHERRNVVHENDDTPRRLEVRYTANENEEEAKIESSRVESSRRTKMVETTRPEKPGQSVPRPRKNEQTTRVEETNMAAKIETETKDAKHHDLFDKFKDNVKEKMEDIHRYIQRINRLADVNRRLKSQIWSSVVTIVLVEAKNLLPMDIDGLSDPYVKFRLGTEKYKSKVVHKTLNPVWLEQFDLHLYEDPYLGQELEVTVWDRDKSHQDDLMGKAVIDLSILERETTHRLWRDLEDGSGSIFLLLTISGTTASETISDLAAHEETPREREQLYQRYAVLNTLQTIRDVGHLTVKVFKAQGLAAADLGGKSDPFCVLELVNARLQTQTEYKTLAPNWQKIFTFNVKDINSVLEVTVYDEDKDHKVEFLGKVAIPLLRIRNGEMRWYALKDKKLRGRAKGNSPQILLEMTVVWNVLRACIRTLNPKEKKYMEPGVRFKRQVFLRNVLRLKAIIIIFIDIGKYIQSCWEWESKMRSIIALVFFIFGCYYFEPYMIPVAALLILLRYYLVAAITGTPLSHHTGPYFHVEGEDGPTTPGDDDDDDDDKDKEEKKSLKERLQAIQDVTQTVQNSIGCIASFCERVKNLFNFTVPYLSYLAIMLMILAAAVLYFIPIRYLILAWGVNKFSRKIIRPHSVPNNEVLDLVSRVPDDEELLNYRELKPLAIVDCDKSSTSGSPGHSNLTRKRDQRKRQKA; encoded by the exons ATGAACTCCTCCACTAAAGACACGAACCCCTCCGAAGAAACCCGTAGCGTCTGCGACAAGTGCGCAGACGATAATCCCCGATTCTCGGAAACGAGACGTTCCGAGAGCCAAGAGATACCTCGAAACTTGCCCAGCGACAGATCCACGGACCTGGAGGCTCCGACGGAGCCTCCAGGGACCCCCAAGACCCCCGCGCGGGGCCTGAGAAGACGCGACAGGGTGAGCGACGCGATGGAGGTCTCCGAGGGGGACAATTCCGGGAAACTCGCTTCGAGATCGAAGAAGTCGACCGAGGAAGTGGTGGAGAGCAAATGGAGGAAGTTCTGGGAGACCAACAGGGACAGATTCAAGCACCACAAACACGACGAGGAAACGACCAAGCGTAGATCGTCGGTGGACGTCACCGCCGAGGTCGTTCTTCGGGAGGCGTTAGGGGACACGAGACTCGACGAGGAGGAGGGTTCTGATAAGGGTAACCCTCCGGAAGGGTCGTCGAGGAACGTCGAGTCGACGTCTCGAAGAACGAAGACCACAGGACGGAGAGATCGTCCAGAGACTCTGGCTGGTGGTCCGGATGACGCGGAGCAGGGTTCGGTGGTGGACCAATCGCGGAGCAATCCGGAGAAAGACGAGGACAGTTCGAAGGACGGTACCAGAAATCTGTTCGAGAAAGAGAGGAGGAACTTCGAGGAGAGTATCAGGGGTGATCCCTCGCCTAGACGATGGAGCTCTTTGGAGAACCTGAGAGCCAAATTGGAGAACGCTGGAGGATCGTCCGGGTCGACGAAGATCTTCAGATCGGTGGAGGAGGGTCTCTCGATGGAAGAACCGGCGAAGAGCAAAAGAACGATAGGGTCGTTGAAGTCCTCGTTCGAGAGGAAGATGGGTTCCGTGGAGAAGATGCTGGAGGATCACATGGAGAGGATACTGGAGGAGAACGTGGAGAAACATCCGTGGTTGTTGCCGATAGAGGCGTGGTTAATCGATCATTGCAAAACGTCCGGTGCTCACGAGAGACGCAACGTTGTACACGAGAACGACGATACACCGAGGAGATTGGAGGTTAGGTACACGGCGAACGAGAACGAGGAGGAGGCGAAGATTGAGAGCAGCAGGGTGGAGAGTTCGAGGAGGACCAAGATGGTGGAGACCACGAGGCCCGAGAAACCGGGACAGTCGGTCCCTAGGCCGAGAAAGAACGAGCAGACGACGCGAGTCGAGGAAACCAATATGGCGGCGAAGATCGAGACGGAGACCAAAGACGCGAAGCATCACGATCTGTTCGATAAGTTCAAGGACAATGTtaaggagaagatggaggatATTCATAGG TACATCCAACGGATCAATCGATTGGCAGATGTAAATAGACGCCTGAAATCGCAGATATGGAGCTCCGTGGTGACGATTGTTCTCGTCGAGGCGAAGAATCTATTGCCGATGGATATAGACGGTCTCTCGGATCCCTATGTCAAGTTTCG ATTGGGTACGGAGAAGTACAAGTCGAAAGTGGTGCACAAGACCCTGAATCCGGTTTGGTTGGAGCAGTTCGATCTACACCTATACGAGGACCCGTACTTGGGTCAAGAACTGGAGGTCACAGTCTGGGATCGTGACAAAAGTCATCAGGATGACTTGATGGGCAAGGCGGTAATTGATTTGTCGATACTCGAACGCGAAACAACCCACAGGCTGTGGCGTGACCTCGAGGACGGTTCTGGTAGCATCTTTTTACTGTTAACGATCAGCGGTACCACCGCCAGCGAAACCATCAGTGACCTGGCCGCTCACGAGGAGACGCCACGGGAACGCGAGCAATTGTACCAAAGGTATGCCGTGTTGAACACGTTGCAGACGATACGAGACGTTGGTCATCTGACAGTAAAG GTGTTCAAAGCCCAAGGTCTGGCTGCGGCGGATTTAGGGGGAAAGAGCGATCCCTTCTGTGTCCTCGAGTTGGTGAATGCTAGATTGCAAACTCAAACGGAGTACAAGACCCTCGCGCCCAATTGGCAGAAGATCTTCACATT CAACGTGAAGGACATCAACTCGGTGCTAGAGGTGACGGTGTACGACGAGGACAAGGACCATAAGGTGGAGTTTCTTGGCAAGGTCGCTATACCGCTGTTGAGAATCAGGAACGGTGAGATGAGGTGGTACGCCTTGAAGGACAAGAAGCTGAGAGGTCGAGCCAAGGGCAATTCACCGCAGATCCTCTTAGAGATGACTGTCGTGTGGAACGTGCTCAGGGCCTGCATACGAACCCTCAATCCTAAGGAGAAGAAGTACATGGAGCCGGGGGTCAGGTTCAAGAGACAAGTCTTTTTGCGCAACGTTCTCAGGCTGAAGGCTATCATCATTATCTTCATCGACATTGGAAAATATATACA GAGCTGTTGGGAATGGGAGAGTAAAATGAGAAGCATCATCGCGTTGGTCTTTTTCATTTTCGGCTGTTACTACTTCGAGCCTTACATGATCCCTGTTGCGGCGTTACTTATTCTTTTAAGATATTATCTG GTTGCAGCGATAACGGGCACGCCATTGAGTCATCACACAGGTCCCTATTTCCACGTCGAGGGAGAGGACGGACCTACCACTCCGGGagatgacgacgatgacgacgacgacaaagATAAG gaagagaaaaaaagtcTGAAGGAAAGATTGCAGGCGATACAAGACGTGACCCAGACCGTTCAGAATTCAATTGGTTGCATAGCCAGTTTTTGCGAGAGGGTAAAGAATCTCTTCAATTTCACTGTCCCCTATTTGAGTTACTTGGCCATAATGCTGATGATTCTCGCGGCCGCTGTCCTATATTTCATCCCCATCAGATACCTTATCTTGGCTTGGGGCGTCAATAAATTCTCCAGAAAGATCATCAGGCCTCACTCGGTCCCGAACAACGAGGTTCTTGATCTTGTATCTAGAGTACCCGACGACGAGGAGCTTCTTAACTACAG GGAGTTGAAACCGTTGGCGATCGTCGATTGTGATAAGAGCAGCACCTCAGGCAGTCCTGGTCACTCGAATCTAACGAGGAAACGGGATCAAAGGAAAAGGCAGAAGGCGTAG